From Azospirillum humicireducens, a single genomic window includes:
- a CDS encoding glycine betaine ABC transporter substrate-binding protein, whose amino-acid sequence PNVGKLLSNLSFTLDMENAVMGEIMNGNKKPDAAAKAWLKKNPDVLKGWLNGVTTIDGKDGLAAVQAKLGVATKS is encoded by the coding sequence CCGAATGTCGGCAAGCTGCTGTCCAACCTGTCCTTCACCCTGGACATGGAAAATGCGGTGATGGGCGAGATCATGAACGGCAACAAGAAGCCCGATGCCGCCGCCAAGGCCTGGCTGAAGAAGAACCCCGACGTGCTGAAGGGCTGGCTGAACGGCGTCACAACCATCGACGGCAAGGACGGTCTGGCGGCCGTGCAGGCCAAGCTGGGCGTGGCGACGAAGTCGTGA